The Caulifigura coniformis genome includes a region encoding these proteins:
- the plsX gene encoding phosphate acyltransferase PlsX — protein sequence MRIALDAMGGDFAPQINVQGAIDALCANLDLEVQLVGDAGDLERRLAETGYSGERLSIVPADGFVGMEEKPTEALRKKPRSSIAVCWKLMATREVDAIVSAGNTGGVVAAGLWSRLFLKGVKRPGIAVVLPTLTGRTVLMDVGANPDAKPEHLYQYAVMAQIYSREMLGISHPRVGLMNIGSEDGKGNELVRGTHQMLSKSPYKMDYVGNVEGRGLYLGEADVVICEGFVGNVVLKVSEGMASMFMRRIPDAILKSLHSEKHLAAAAFENLAHSYEYNETGGAPLLGIDGVCIICHGSSDARSIANALQGAAALHKRNVNAQIADALALSE from the coding sequence CGCGAATCTCGATCTTGAAGTTCAGCTCGTTGGCGACGCCGGGGATCTGGAGCGACGCCTTGCGGAAACCGGGTATTCCGGCGAGCGCCTGAGCATCGTTCCGGCCGACGGTTTCGTCGGCATGGAAGAAAAGCCCACAGAAGCGCTGCGCAAAAAGCCGCGGAGCTCGATTGCCGTCTGCTGGAAGCTGATGGCCACCCGCGAGGTCGACGCGATCGTCAGCGCCGGCAATACGGGCGGGGTCGTCGCAGCGGGCCTCTGGAGCCGGCTGTTCCTGAAAGGCGTCAAACGCCCGGGAATCGCAGTGGTCCTGCCGACGCTGACAGGCCGCACCGTGCTGATGGATGTCGGGGCCAACCCGGACGCCAAGCCGGAGCACCTCTATCAATACGCCGTCATGGCGCAGATTTATTCCCGCGAAATGCTGGGAATCTCGCATCCGCGCGTCGGGCTGATGAACATCGGCAGCGAGGACGGCAAAGGAAACGAGCTGGTCCGCGGCACGCACCAGATGCTCAGCAAGAGCCCTTACAAGATGGACTACGTCGGAAACGTCGAAGGCCGGGGCCTGTACCTGGGCGAGGCGGACGTGGTGATTTGCGAAGGATTCGTGGGAAATGTCGTGCTGAAAGTCAGCGAAGGCATGGCCTCGATGTTCATGCGGCGGATTCCGGACGCGATCCTGAAGTCGCTGCATTCCGAGAAGCACCTGGCGGCCGCGGCGTTCGAGAACCTCGCGCATTCCTACGAGTACAACGAAACGGGCGGAGCGCCGCTGCTGGGGATCGACGGCGTGTGCATCATCTGCCACGGCTCGAGCGACGCCCGGTCGATTGCGAACGCCCTCCAGGGAGCCGCCGCCCTGCACAAGCGAAATGTCAACGCGCAGATCGCGGATGCTCTGGCGCTCAGCGAATAA